One segment of Proteus appendicitidis DNA contains the following:
- a CDS encoding DUF4132 domain-containing protein yields the protein MIKKILDIFPIFGKKDVAITEKHLQESLVLLAVFDEGLPKRALNYVLTGENPEVLFELNKLDASKAAVYFDKPGTLEWWYAHNVNTGKYSKIITQGLNARHKLYSKVGDSFSAEQVARYGKVLAAACQDINIKITTKEVPSWVLYLLIDVFYNTYENARNLNLEHRKHWNMAFIADMVEQEANIAGENALFAVFDRKDISEYYATNLKRIYELSDLKDYLLSHQEFVRTELIEKMSANGLVELINYLNKNTVLRDTFADIIVLLATSSLKTVKKTAEPILVTLPPEIVKENLTHVLMNGTPKQRTQAADLFARQGENRDVLEEALKHETSKAVMKSIESALLRFNVAEDANTVEAIETPDFTPLEDTPLPDSVRDMMVNNFNEILVKAKENAEREIEENKTAKHTYNWAQRHLKDLNKIDEKQCRAIVDKLNSGQGSIQSNEIQIIKHKNRVLNLPEYTLFHAVRVIVNNRQHADHFSSHYFNGEIPERLFSDIELRHLEDVLQRCNFKNATRLTAALCLESYEDGLKRFRRPEQVWPFFSQHPDYIAEALNLMPSQSERRYRQFEISQGIKVLGRFPTIPAQFVPRIMELALGENKMHRVSAQNLLETLPNIHTSAQEGLSSAKQEIRVTAIEWLARLKNPDSLPALNALLKKEKREVVRASLLTALEQLGEDISSYLSPKTLLAEAEKGLKAKAPASLAWFNFDAIPALTWENKKAVDPAIIRWWIILAVKLKMPGGNALLQRYIGLLSTDSQHKLSSFILHTFVAQDIKGPTLEEAMLEAQKNAPTRLTQYKDWAKRYPEYYAKYETYTLEQVIEEIKNEVLRRYLGSAISDKGMLALICGIEGHVAVSVLRNYMRDHYQRRAQIEAMIDAVASSNDPIIIQLLLSLSRRYRTASVQEKARNLVTQIAERNGWSSDELADRTIPTAGFDDTGTLVLEYGERIFTAKMDAKQKLVLFNPEGKEVKALPAARKNDDAELIKEAKKLFTSSKKELKQVIELQSVRLYEAMCAQRQWLSADWQEYILAHPIMHKLIEQLVWQEVKDGKVINTFRPSDDGALLDLEDDEVTLQNDSLIQLAHAALVNEDERKAWIAHFKDYKVKFLFSQMEHKIPELDLKLTEIEDRKGWITDTFTLRGILTKMGYQRGPAEDGGSFSHYYKFFSSLNYYVNIGFSGSYVPEENIPAVLFDLSFEKNQQDYWDRNNVELKDVPPILLAESYADYLKVAEACAGFDPEWEKKTPW from the coding sequence GTGATAAAAAAAATCTTAGACATTTTCCCAATTTTTGGGAAAAAAGACGTCGCAATTACTGAAAAGCACCTCCAAGAATCCCTCGTATTACTTGCTGTATTCGATGAAGGATTACCTAAACGTGCATTAAATTATGTCCTTACAGGTGAAAACCCTGAAGTGCTTTTTGAATTAAACAAGCTGGATGCTTCAAAAGCGGCCGTTTATTTTGATAAACCCGGTACGTTAGAGTGGTGGTATGCACATAACGTAAATACAGGGAAATACAGTAAAATTATCACGCAAGGGCTAAATGCACGACACAAACTCTATTCCAAAGTTGGTGATAGTTTTTCAGCAGAACAAGTGGCTCGTTACGGAAAAGTGCTGGCAGCTGCTTGCCAAGATATCAATATCAAAATAACAACAAAAGAAGTGCCATCTTGGGTGCTTTATCTGCTGATTGACGTATTTTATAACACCTATGAAAATGCGCGTAATCTAAACTTAGAACACCGTAAACATTGGAATATGGCATTTATTGCCGATATGGTGGAACAAGAAGCGAATATTGCCGGTGAAAATGCCTTATTTGCTGTGTTTGATAGAAAAGATATTTCTGAATACTATGCAACTAATCTGAAGCGTATTTATGAATTAAGTGATTTAAAAGACTACCTACTTTCACATCAAGAGTTTGTTAGAACAGAATTAATTGAAAAAATGTCAGCAAATGGTTTAGTTGAGTTAATTAATTACCTCAATAAAAACACCGTATTACGTGACACCTTTGCAGACATTATTGTGTTACTTGCCACCAGCAGCTTAAAAACCGTTAAAAAAACCGCAGAGCCAATTTTAGTCACTTTACCGCCTGAAATTGTTAAAGAAAATCTTACCCATGTTTTAATGAATGGTACGCCAAAACAGCGTACTCAAGCAGCCGATTTATTTGCACGCCAAGGTGAAAACCGCGATGTACTTGAAGAAGCGTTAAAACATGAAACCTCAAAAGCGGTAATGAAAAGTATTGAAAGCGCCCTACTACGTTTTAATGTTGCAGAAGATGCCAATACCGTAGAAGCAATTGAGACTCCTGATTTTACTCCATTAGAAGATACACCATTACCTGATAGCGTTCGCGATATGATGGTCAATAACTTCAATGAGATCTTGGTTAAAGCCAAAGAAAATGCTGAACGTGAAATTGAAGAAAATAAAACGGCTAAACACACTTATAATTGGGCGCAGCGCCATTTAAAAGATTTAAATAAAATTGATGAAAAACAGTGCCGTGCAATAGTAGATAAACTGAATAGTGGACAAGGCTCTATTCAGTCAAATGAAATTCAAATCATTAAACATAAAAACCGTGTTTTGAATTTGCCTGAATATACGCTGTTCCATGCTGTGCGTGTCATAGTTAATAATCGCCAACATGCCGATCACTTCTCTTCTCACTATTTTAATGGCGAAATTCCTGAGCGCTTATTTAGTGATATTGAATTGCGTCATCTTGAAGATGTACTGCAACGTTGTAACTTTAAAAATGCCACCCGCCTAACGGCTGCATTATGTTTAGAATCTTATGAAGATGGTTTAAAACGATTCCGTAGACCAGAGCAAGTTTGGCCTTTCTTCTCTCAGCATCCAGATTATATTGCTGAAGCGCTGAATTTGATGCCAAGTCAAAGCGAGCGTCGCTATCGCCAGTTTGAAATTTCACAAGGCATTAAAGTGTTAGGTCGTTTCCCTACCATTCCAGCACAATTCGTGCCTCGAATTATGGAACTGGCATTGGGTGAAAATAAAATGCACCGCGTTTCAGCGCAGAATTTACTTGAGACACTGCCAAATATTCATACAAGCGCTCAAGAAGGTTTATCTTCTGCGAAACAAGAAATTCGCGTGACCGCGATTGAGTGGTTGGCTCGGTTAAAAAATCCTGACTCATTACCTGCATTGAATGCCTTATTGAAAAAAGAGAAACGCGAAGTCGTTCGAGCCTCTTTATTAACAGCGTTAGAGCAACTTGGTGAAGATATCTCAAGTTATTTATCACCAAAAACCCTATTAGCTGAAGCTGAAAAAGGTCTTAAAGCCAAAGCACCAGCAAGCCTTGCTTGGTTTAACTTTGATGCTATTCCTGCATTAACGTGGGAAAACAAAAAAGCGGTTGATCCTGCGATTATTCGTTGGTGGATTATTCTGGCAGTCAAACTAAAAATGCCGGGAGGAAACGCATTATTACAACGTTATATCGGGCTACTTTCTACCGATAGCCAACATAAACTTTCCAGCTTTATTCTGCATACCTTTGTGGCTCAGGATATTAAAGGGCCGACGCTTGAAGAAGCTATGCTAGAAGCACAAAAAAATGCGCCTACTCGCTTAACACAATATAAAGATTGGGCTAAACGTTATCCTGAATATTACGCTAAATATGAAACCTATACTTTAGAGCAAGTAATTGAAGAGATTAAAAACGAGGTGCTACGTCGTTATTTAGGCTCTGCCATTAGTGATAAAGGTATGCTTGCCCTGATTTGCGGTATTGAGGGTCATGTTGCGGTATCTGTATTACGTAACTATATGCGTGATCACTATCAGCGCCGTGCGCAAATTGAAGCCATGATTGATGCTGTAGCGTCAAGCAATGATCCAATTATCATTCAGCTTCTTCTTTCATTATCACGCCGTTATCGCACCGCATCGGTTCAAGAAAAAGCACGTAATTTAGTCACGCAAATTGCTGAACGTAATGGTTGGAGTTCTGATGAATTAGCGGATAGAACGATCCCAACGGCTGGCTTTGATGATACGGGTACATTAGTACTAGAGTATGGCGAGCGTATCTTTACCGCGAAGATGGATGCAAAACAAAAACTGGTCTTGTTTAATCCTGAAGGCAAAGAAGTTAAAGCCTTACCTGCGGCGCGTAAAAATGACGATGCAGAGCTTATCAAAGAAGCGAAAAAACTCTTCACTTCAAGTAAAAAAGAACTTAAACAAGTTATTGAGCTACAAAGTGTGCGCTTATATGAAGCCATGTGCGCTCAACGTCAGTGGTTAAGTGCGGATTGGCAAGAATATATTTTAGCTCACCCAATCATGCATAAACTGATTGAACAACTGGTTTGGCAAGAAGTAAAAGATGGCAAAGTTATCAATACATTCCGCCCTTCTGATGACGGTGCATTACTTGATCTAGAAGATGATGAAGTGACTTTACAAAACGACTCGTTGATCCAGCTTGCTCATGCTGCATTGGTTAATGAAGATGAGCGTAAAGCATGGATAGCTCATTTCAAAGATTACAAAGTGAAATTCTTGTTCTCGCAAATGGAACATAAAATCCCTGAGTTAGATCTAAAGCTGACTGAGATTGAAGATAGAAAAGGTTGGATCACAGATACCTTCACACTACGTGGCATTTTAACCAAAATGGGCTATCAACGTGGACCAGCTGAAGATGGTGGCTCGTTCTCTCACTATTACAAATTCTTCTCCAGTTTAAACTATTACGTCAATATCGGTTTCAGTGGTAGTTATGTACCAGAAGAAAACATTCCAGCGGTCTTATTTGATTTAAGTTTCGAAAAAAATCAGCAAGATTATTGGGATCGCAATAATGTTGAACTAAAAGATGTACCTCCTATTCTATTAGCAGAAAGCTATGCCGATTATCTAAAAGTCGCTGAAGCTTGTGCAGGATTTGATCCTGAATGGGAAAAGAAAACACCTTGGTAA
- a CDS encoding multidrug effflux MFS transporter — translation MNKKLSLWLAIALMMFPQIAETIYSPALTDIANGFHVSANEAGQTLSLYFFAFALGVIIWGRLCDVIGRRPTMLAGLFIYALACLGVFMTNDFSVLLGLRMLSAFGAAVGSVGTQTIMRDVYSGDELAKVFSVMGAAIALSPAIGMLSGSLLVSYAGYQGVFSGLALLAMILLLWSTFALPESRPETVKTAPLGETAIKMLKDKQIAKTVLLIAFFNISLFAYYQLAPFMFDKQGYSASTFGYSGIVLAIGVGIGSYINKALLNHHWQCEKLVLLASFIALISAVGVYLLRNHISFVIPMMTSVVAYGIAIPNILATALAQYKDRLGTAGALLGLFYYLLIGGGLALAGWGQSLAITLLICSLGSLLLSFSRQTTK, via the coding sequence ATGAACAAAAAACTCTCTTTATGGTTAGCAATTGCGTTAATGATGTTTCCACAAATTGCAGAAACCATTTATAGCCCAGCACTTACCGATATCGCGAACGGCTTTCATGTTAGTGCAAACGAGGCTGGACAAACACTTTCGCTCTATTTCTTTGCGTTTGCATTGGGCGTCATTATATGGGGTCGATTATGTGATGTCATTGGTCGTCGTCCGACAATGTTAGCTGGATTGTTTATTTACGCTCTTGCTTGCCTTGGCGTTTTTATGACCAACGACTTTTCTGTATTACTTGGGCTACGCATGCTTTCTGCTTTTGGTGCTGCGGTAGGGTCGGTCGGCACACAAACCATTATGCGTGATGTGTACAGTGGTGATGAACTGGCTAAAGTTTTCTCTGTTATGGGAGCAGCTATCGCCCTAAGCCCCGCAATTGGGATGCTAAGTGGTTCATTACTAGTGAGTTATGCTGGTTACCAAGGTGTGTTTAGTGGGCTTGCCCTTCTTGCTATGATTTTACTGTTATGGAGTACTTTTGCTTTACCTGAAAGTCGCCCTGAAACAGTAAAAACAGCACCGTTAGGAGAAACTGCAATAAAAATGCTTAAGGATAAGCAAATTGCTAAAACAGTATTATTAATTGCCTTTTTTAATATCAGTCTCTTTGCTTATTATCAGTTAGCTCCTTTTATGTTTGATAAACAAGGTTATAGCGCAAGTACCTTTGGTTATAGTGGTATTGTATTAGCAATAGGTGTTGGTATTGGCTCTTATATTAATAAAGCACTATTAAACCACCATTGGCAATGTGAAAAGTTAGTTTTACTCGCGAGTTTTATTGCATTAATCAGTGCCGTGGGCGTTTATTTATTACGTAACCATATTAGCTTTGTTATTCCAATGATGACGAGTGTTGTTGCTTATGGTATTGCTATTCCAAATATTTTAGCCACGGCTTTAGCACAATATAAAGACAGATTAGGTACTGCAGGGGCATTATTAGGCTTATTCTATTATTTATTAATTGGTGGTGGGCTTGCACTGGCAGGATGGGGACAAAGTTTAGCAATCACTTTATTGATTTGTAGTCTAGGATCATTGCTACTCTCTTTTTCTCGTCAAACGACAAAATAA
- a CDS encoding AraC family transcriptional regulator, translated as MAWLNQYDHFVPEEHLASVVGIAAEMGKHDSGFHSHDRGQLLFTQSGCMRITLASRVSVLPPMRIAWIPPRLEHRVEMYASVGYRSVYVSEKFHDNFPSESEILTISPLLREILERISIADFDTQWEEGRYANLLAVFFDEIAQAPRQSNHLFMPKDRRLSRLSFDDLPPALQEMAKYVGASEKTITRLFYKETGLSYQQWRQQWRLMKAIELLATQHRYIDISQILGFASDSAFITFFKKMTGQTPQEYLKN; from the coding sequence ATGGCTTGGCTTAATCAATACGACCACTTTGTGCCAGAAGAGCATCTTGCATCAGTCGTTGGTATTGCGGCAGAAATGGGAAAGCACGACTCAGGATTTCATTCTCATGATAGAGGGCAGTTATTATTTACGCAGTCAGGGTGTATGCGAATTACTTTGGCTTCTCGCGTTTCTGTATTACCTCCCATGAGGATTGCGTGGATCCCTCCAAGACTTGAGCATCGAGTCGAAATGTATGCCTCTGTTGGATATCGTTCAGTTTATGTTAGTGAAAAATTCCATGATAATTTTCCAAGTGAAAGCGAGATCTTGACGATTTCACCTCTTTTACGCGAAATATTAGAACGAATTTCTATTGCTGATTTTGATACTCAGTGGGAAGAAGGGCGTTACGCCAATTTATTAGCTGTTTTCTTTGATGAAATCGCTCAGGCACCGCGGCAATCCAATCATTTATTTATGCCTAAAGATAGACGGCTAAGTCGTTTATCCTTTGATGATTTACCGCCTGCATTACAAGAAATGGCAAAATATGTGGGGGCGAGTGAAAAAACGATCACACGCTTATTTTACAAAGAAACGGGATTAAGCTATCAACAATGGCGTCAACAATGGCGGTTAATGAAAGCGATTGAATTATTAGCTACCCAGCATCGCTATATTGATATTAGCCAGATATTAGGGTTTGCCAGTGACAGTGCTTTTATTACCTTTTTTAAAAAAATGACAGGGCAAACACCGCAAGAATATTTGAAAAACTGA
- a CDS encoding citrate synthase, translating into MADNKAKLTIAETSVDLDVLSPTLGSKVIDIRTLGSKGYYTYDPGFTSTASCESKITFIDGDNGILLHRGFPIGQLATESTYLEVCYILLYGEAPTQEQYDKFKTTVTRHTMIHEQITRLFNGFRRDSHPMAVLCGVTGALAAFYHDALDVSNPVHRDITAYRLLSKMPTVAAMCYKYSIGQPFVYPKNDLSYAGNFLHMMFATPCEEYVVNPVLERAMDRIFILHADHEQNASTSTVRTAGSSGANPFACIAAGIASLWGPAHGGANEACLRMLEEIKTVEHIPEFIKRAKDKNDSFRLMGFGHRVYKNYDPRATVMRETCHEVLKELNLNDSLLEVAMELERIALNDPYFIEKKLYPNVDFYSGIILKALGIPSNMFTVIFAIARTIGWIAHWNEMHEDGLKIARPRQLYTGYDERNFKSEIKKK; encoded by the coding sequence ATGGCTGATAACAAAGCTAAGCTAACGATTGCTGAAACATCTGTAGACTTGGACGTTCTATCCCCTACACTCGGTTCCAAAGTTATTGATATTCGTACTCTCGGCTCCAAAGGTTATTACACCTATGATCCCGGCTTTACCTCAACCGCCTCTTGTGAATCAAAAATTACTTTTATTGATGGTGATAACGGTATCTTACTTCACCGTGGTTTCCCTATCGGGCAATTAGCGACTGAATCAACATACTTGGAAGTCTGTTATATCCTGCTGTACGGTGAAGCACCAACACAGGAGCAATACGATAAATTTAAAACCACAGTAACTCGTCACACCATGATCCATGAACAAATCACCCGACTGTTCAATGGGTTCCGTCGTGATTCACACCCAATGGCAGTATTATGTGGTGTTACAGGTGCTTTAGCTGCGTTCTATCACGATGCATTGGATGTCAGTAATCCAGTTCACCGTGATATCACGGCTTATCGCCTGCTATCAAAAATGCCAACAGTGGCAGCGATGTGTTACAAATACTCGATTGGCCAACCTTTCGTTTATCCAAAAAATGACCTCTCCTATGCAGGTAACTTCTTGCATATGATGTTTGCAACACCTTGTGAAGAGTATGTTGTTAATCCAGTACTTGAACGTGCAATGGATAGAATTTTCATCCTTCACGCAGATCACGAGCAAAATGCATCAACCTCAACTGTACGTACTGCGGGTTCTTCTGGTGCAAACCCATTTGCATGTATCGCAGCAGGTATCGCGTCACTTTGGGGACCGGCTCACGGTGGTGCTAACGAAGCTTGTCTACGTATGCTGGAAGAGATCAAAACGGTTGAACACATTCCTGAATTTATTAAACGTGCAAAAGATAAAAACGACTCCTTCCGTTTAATGGGCTTTGGTCATCGTGTTTACAAAAACTACGATCCTCGTGCAACAGTAATGCGTGAAACCTGTCATGAAGTGTTAAAAGAATTAAACCTCAATGACAGCTTACTTGAAGTAGCAATGGAATTAGAACGTATTGCCCTAAACGACCCGTATTTTATTGAGAAAAAACTGTATCCTAACGTTGACTTCTACTCTGGTATTATCCTTAAAGCGTTAGGTATTCCATCCAATATGTTTACGGTTATTTTTGCTATTGCACGTACAATTGGTTGGATTGCTCACTGGAATGAAATGCACGAAGATGGTCTGAAAATTGCACGACCTCGTCAACTTTATACTGGTTATGATGAGCGTAATTTCAAAAGTGAAATTAAAAAGAAATAA
- the sdhC gene encoding succinate dehydrogenase cytochrome b556 subunit, with protein sequence MVKKQRPVNLDLQTIQFPLPAIASILHRVSGVIMLVAVGILLWLLGTSLSSPEGFQQAAEIMTGFFAKFILWGILTALAYHICGGIRHMLMDFGFIDETLIVGRNSAAASMVITVILSILAGVLVW encoded by the coding sequence ATTGTGAAAAAACAAAGACCTGTCAATCTGGATTTACAGACGATACAGTTTCCACTCCCTGCTATCGCATCGATCTTGCATCGTGTCTCTGGGGTTATCATGTTAGTCGCAGTTGGCATCTTACTGTGGTTACTTGGCACCTCTCTCTCCTCTCCTGAAGGTTTTCAGCAAGCCGCTGAAATTATGACTGGCTTCTTCGCGAAATTTATTTTGTGGGGCATCCTAACCGCATTGGCGTATCACATTTGTGGTGGTATTCGTCATATGTTAATGGACTTCGGCTTTATTGATGAAACCTTGATTGTGGGTCGCAACTCAGCGGCTGCATCAATGGTTATTACCGTTATTTTATCAATATTGGCGGGGGTATTAGTATGGTAA
- the sdhD gene encoding succinate dehydrogenase membrane anchor subunit: protein MVSNSSTLGRTGIQDWLFLRASAIIIVLYVLYLVGFIATTEITYEVWRGFFSSSLTKVFTILTLLSILIHAWIGMWQVLTDYIKPQALRLTLQLIIVVALLVYLIYGTIVVWGV, encoded by the coding sequence ATGGTAAGTAATTCTTCTACTTTAGGCCGTACTGGCATACAGGATTGGTTATTCCTTCGTGCCTCAGCCATTATTATCGTTCTATATGTTCTTTATCTTGTGGGATTTATTGCTACAACAGAAATAACCTATGAGGTATGGCGTGGGTTCTTTAGCTCCTCCTTGACCAAAGTGTTCACCATCTTGACCTTGCTTTCTATTCTTATTCACGCGTGGATCGGAATGTGGCAAGTGTTAACGGATTATATTAAACCGCAGGCATTACGCCTGACTTTACAACTGATTATCGTTGTTGCGCTGTTGGTTTATCTTATTTATGGAACAATTGTGGTGTGGGGTGTGTAA
- the sdhA gene encoding succinate dehydrogenase flavoprotein subunit, which yields MNLPVREFDAVVIGAGGAGMRAALQISQMGLSCALISKVFPTRSHTVSAQGGITVALGNTHEDNWEWHMYDTVKGSDYIGDQDAIEYMCKTGPEAILELEHMGLPFSRLDDGRIYQRPFGGQSKNFGGEQAARTAAAADRTGHALLHTLYQQNLKNHTTIFSEWYSLDLVKNQDGDIVGCTAICIETGEVVYFKANATILATGGAGRIYQSTTNAHINTGDGVGMAVRAGVPLQDMEMWQFHPTGIAGAGVLVTEGCRGEGGYLLNKDGERFMERYAPNAKDLAGRDVVARSIMIEIREGRGCDGPWGPHAKLKLDHLGKEVLESRLPGILDLSRTFAHVDPVKEPIPVIPTCHYMMGGIPTKVTGQAIRVNEKGEDVVIPGLFAVGEIACVSVHGANRLGGNSLLDLVVFGRSAGVHLKESLMEQGTMRDASDSDVEAALTRLNRWENNRSGEDPVEIRKALQSCMQHNFSVFREGDAMAKGLEELKVIRERLQNARLDDNSSEFNTQRIECLELDNLMETAYATAVSANFRTESRGAHSRFDFPERDDANWLCHTLYQPQTETMTRREVNMQPKLREAFPPKVRTY from the coding sequence ATGAATCTGCCAGTAAGAGAGTTTGATGCTGTTGTTATTGGTGCAGGTGGTGCTGGCATGCGTGCCGCTTTACAGATTTCTCAAATGGGTCTGTCTTGTGCGCTGATTTCTAAAGTTTTTCCTACTCGTTCTCATACTGTTTCCGCTCAAGGTGGTATTACTGTTGCACTGGGTAATACCCACGAGGATAACTGGGAATGGCACATGTACGATACCGTAAAAGGTTCCGACTATATTGGTGACCAAGACGCTATCGAATATATGTGTAAAACTGGTCCTGAAGCAATTTTAGAGCTGGAACATATGGGACTCCCATTTTCTCGCCTAGATGATGGTCGTATTTATCAGCGTCCATTTGGTGGTCAGTCAAAAAACTTTGGTGGCGAACAAGCTGCACGTACAGCTGCTGCCGCTGACCGTACTGGGCACGCATTATTGCATACCCTTTATCAGCAAAATTTAAAAAACCATACAACTATCTTTTCAGAGTGGTATTCACTGGACTTAGTGAAAAACCAAGATGGCGATATCGTTGGTTGTACTGCAATTTGCATCGAAACGGGTGAAGTCGTTTATTTCAAAGCAAACGCTACGATTTTAGCAACTGGCGGTGCAGGTCGTATTTACCAATCAACCACAAATGCACATATCAACACAGGTGATGGTGTGGGTATGGCGGTTCGCGCAGGTGTTCCACTGCAAGATATGGAAATGTGGCAATTCCATCCAACGGGTATTGCGGGTGCGGGCGTATTAGTGACCGAAGGTTGTCGTGGTGAAGGCGGATACCTGTTAAATAAAGACGGTGAACGCTTTATGGAACGTTACGCACCAAATGCCAAAGACCTTGCTGGTCGCGATGTGGTTGCGCGTTCTATTATGATCGAAATCCGTGAAGGTCGTGGTTGTGATGGTCCTTGGGGTCCTCATGCGAAATTAAAACTCGATCATCTGGGTAAAGAAGTTCTTGAGTCTCGTTTACCGGGTATTCTTGATCTTTCTCGTACTTTCGCCCACGTTGACCCAGTTAAAGAACCTATTCCTGTTATTCCTACTTGTCACTATATGATGGGTGGTATTCCAACAAAAGTAACGGGCCAAGCTATTCGTGTGAACGAGAAGGGCGAAGATGTCGTTATTCCTGGGCTGTTCGCAGTAGGCGAAATTGCTTGTGTATCTGTTCATGGTGCAAACCGCTTAGGTGGTAACTCACTATTAGACCTCGTTGTATTTGGTCGTTCAGCAGGGGTTCACTTAAAAGAGTCACTGATGGAACAAGGTACAATGCGTGATGCGAGCGATTCTGATGTTGAAGCCGCATTAACTCGCTTAAATCGCTGGGAAAACAACCGTTCTGGTGAAGATCCTGTTGAAATCCGTAAAGCACTGCAATCTTGTATGCAACATAACTTCTCGGTATTCCGTGAAGGTGATGCTATGGCAAAAGGCTTAGAAGAACTGAAAGTGATTCGTGAGCGCTTACAAAATGCACGACTGGATGATAATTCAAGCGAGTTTAATACACAGCGTATTGAATGCTTAGAATTAGATAACCTGATGGAAACTGCTTATGCCACTGCGGTATCTGCAAACTTCCGTACAGAAAGCCGTGGCGCTCATAGCCGTTTCGATTTCCCAGAACGTGATGATGCGAACTGGTTATGCCATACATTATATCAACCGCAAACCGAAACAATGACACGACGTGAAGTCAATATGCAGCCAAAACTGCGTGAAGCTTTCCCACCAAAAGTGCGTACATATTAA
- a CDS encoding succinate dehydrogenase iron-sulfur subunit, with translation MKLEFSIYRYNPDVDNAPHMQDYTLEVPEGRDMMLLDALIQLKEKDPTLSFRRSCREGVCGSDGVNMNGKNGLACITPISSLQKGSKKIVIRPLPGLPVIRDLIVDMTQFYTQYEKIRPYLINNGKNPPARENLQSPEQREKLDGLYDCILCACCSTSCPSFWWNPDKFIGPAGLLAAYRFLIDSRDTETESRLDDLNDAFSVFRCHGIMNCVSVCPKGLNPTKAIGHIKSMLLKRSA, from the coding sequence ATGAAACTTGAATTTTCGATTTATCGTTATAATCCCGACGTTGATAATGCGCCGCATATGCAAGATTACACCCTCGAAGTTCCTGAAGGGCGTGACATGATGCTGTTGGATGCATTAATTCAATTAAAGGAAAAAGATCCTACCTTATCGTTCCGTCGTTCTTGTCGTGAAGGTGTTTGCGGCTCTGATGGCGTGAACATGAATGGTAAAAATGGTTTGGCTTGTATCACACCTATTTCATCTTTACAGAAAGGAAGTAAGAAAATTGTGATCAGACCGTTACCCGGTTTACCAGTAATTCGTGATTTAATAGTGGATATGACTCAGTTCTATACACAGTATGAGAAAATTCGTCCGTATTTAATTAATAATGGCAAAAATCCTCCTGCTCGTGAGAACCTACAGTCACCAGAACAACGTGAAAAGCTTGATGGACTTTATGATTGTATCCTTTGTGCTTGTTGTTCAACCTCTTGCCCGTCATTCTGGTGGAATCCAGATAAGTTTATCGGGCCTGCTGGATTGTTAGCGGCTTATCGTTTCTTGATTGATAGTCGTGATACAGAAACTGAATCTCGTCTTGATGATCTTAACGATGCATTCAGTGTATTCCGCTGTCATGGCATTATGAACTGTGTCAGCGTATGTCCTAAAGGGCTTAATCCGACAAAAGCGATTGGTCATATTAAGTCAATGTTGTTAAAACGTAGTGCATAA